The DNA window AGAAAGGGGAGCTCAGTACTTACATCCTCCCGAAACTTTCATCTTTTAGCTCATCGAGGCCAAAAGGGCATATTgcaaatttttaaagtgtttccagggtaaaaaaaaaaaaaaaagaattccacaaagaaaaataaataaatgaaacgaTTCCCAAATAACCAGATAAATATTTAGCTGTGGATTTACAGCACAAGAGTGTCTCAACTCTTCCATATGCACTCGGTCAGAGTTCTCCATGCCACAGATACACCACAGCCACCAGCCCTTAATCCCCCGTGTATCCCACTGACCTCCCCACTCGTGGCCAAGCAGTTCATTCTCCCCTCTGTCTACATTCTCCCTCGGTGGTTTCGTCCACTCTTGGACGTCCACTATGTCAGCTCTTGTCATTGAATACCAGACTTGAACATCTAGTCGCTGGAAATCCCCACTTGATGCCCCCACTTGATACTTCAACCTTGAACCTTGACATGTCCGAGAGTGAACTCCTGATCTCCCCGCCCGCCGCCAAACCCTGCCCCATGTTCACACTGCTGTCTCCATCTCAGCTGAGGGCCACGTCATATGTCCAGGTGCTCTGGATAAAAATCTTGGCATCATCCgagccttcctctctccccacctgtaTCCGACTGAAAATCATGGCGGCACTACCTTCAATATAAAATCCAGAAACCGATTCCATCTCACCATTCCCCCTGCTTACCACCCCCGTGCTACAATTTTATTCAGTATGTTTACTGTTGTGGGCTCTCTCCTCCCACGAGGCTGGAAGCCTCCTGAGGGGTCTTTGCTAGTTTGATTCACTGCTCTGTCCCAaatacctagaacagtgccaggtacatagtaggtgctcaataaatactggttcAGTAGACAAATGCATGGAGGAACTGATAAATTACACCTCGGTGTGAATGGCACAGCGTGTGAGTTACACACAGCATCCAAACTCGAAAGTCATCATGTCCTCGGTTGAGGAAAGTCGTGCTCAGGGACATCAAGtgattgctcaaggtcacccagccaagAATGGTTCACAAGCTGCTCGCTGTGTGAATGGGGATCATACGGGTCTCCTGAGTCAGCTGTGGCCAACTGGACTGGCAGGTGCCCATAAATCCACGAGTGCAGGATGCGATCCCTTCTTTCCGTGGGGTTCCAGAGGGCGGCGGGACTCAGTCTGCTTGCTTTCCACCGTATCCCTCCCCCACTGAAACTCCGCGTGGGCATTTGGGAGGCAGGCCTGCTGTGTGGCTGGGACCGTGGCCTTTCGGGTCAGCACAGACTGAGGGCTCCCAGGACAGGCTGTTCACTTCCGAGCCTGCCTTCCTCATCTACCGACTGGGGGCCAAACATGCAGCAGAATCGAGGAGACAGAGGCCCGGCCTCTGGAATCAGACTGTGCCAGGCTGAATCCCCTCTCTACTCCAGCCCCCTGTGCGACTGTGGACGAGTGACCAGTCCCTCCGCGCCCCGCTTTCTGAGCAAATGTAGATGACGAGGCTCTTACCTCCACAGGGCTGCTGAAAACGTTAAATGAAAAAGTACTTCAATGTCAAACTCTCCGAATGGTGTCTGGCTTAGAAATCATCTCATCAATGTTAGCTGCTTTATTAATGTTGTTTTACTGCTGGTAATTTGCAAGCCTGGCTTCTCGTGCTGGAAACCTCCCACCGTTGTCCCTACCCCGTCCACCCCACTGGTCTGGGACCCAATGGACGGACATCCCCGCTGTCTGCACCTCTTGCTAGCACTTCCTGATTCTTTCTTAGGTCCTCGCCCACTGTCTCCATGTCTGCATCGCCTCTGGACAGTGAGCACCttcaggctgggggctgggtccTTTCCCTGGCAAGGTGCTGGCACAGAGCGGGTGCTCTTTGATGTCTGCGAAAGAGTGAACGATAACAATCTGGTTGTTAATAAGACCGAGTGCTTCCTCTAGACCAGGCGACCGTGCCAAGCTCTCCATAGACCCTGTCCCTGGTCCTCACCACGGTTATACAAGAGGGATACGACTAGCTTTGCCTTTCGAGGGATGCGGCTAGCTTTGCCTTTCGAGGGATGCGGCTAGCTTTGCCTTTCGAGGGATGCGGCTAGCTTTGCCTTTCGAGGGATGCGGCTAGCTTTGCCTTTCGAGGGATGCGGCTAGCTTTGCCTTTCGAGGGATGCGGCTAGCTTTGCCTTTCGAAAAGGGAAGTAAAAGTTAGTGGGTCTCAGTGGCTCACGCCAAGTGGCTGCGCTCGGAATTGGACTCGGCGTTCAAAGCCCTAGTCTTTTCCTGCGTCCCAAGGGGCGGCAAACTTTTCCCCAGAGGGAACAGACGGCCGCTATCTCCCGTTCTGCAAGCCACAGCCTCGGCCGATACGTAAGCGAACAGGTGCGGCCGCGGGCCGAGACGGCTTTCCTGTGCAAAGCTGGCGGCGGGCTGGACCCGGGCCTCGGGTTGTGGCTGGCCGCCTCCCCCAGCTGATGCCGCATGCTGGTCGTTGCAGGTCGCCGCGGATGGCGTCCCGGACCCTCCTGGCGCTCCTGTCCCTGAACCGGAGCCAGTCCCGCCCCGCAAACGCCACGTCCTGTGACGACGCTCGGGAGGCCTGGGACCTGCTGCACAGGCTGCTGCCGACATTGATCCTCGCCATCTGCGCCTGCGGCCTGCTGGGAAACCTGCTTGTGCTGTCCGTCTTCCTCCTGCCCCGGCGGCGCCTGAACGTGGCGCAAATCTACCTGGCCAACCTGGCCGCCTCCGACCTGGTGTTCGTCCTGGGCCTGCCCTTCTGGGCGGAGAACATCTCGAACCGGTTCCGCTGGCCTTTCGGAGCCCTCCTCTGCCGCGTCGTCAACGGGGTCATCAAGGCCAACTTATTCACCAGCGTCTTCCTGGTGGTGGCCATCAGCCAGGACCGCTACCGGGTGCTGGTGCACCCCATGGCCAGCCGGAGGCGGGGGCGCAGGCGGCGGGCGCGGGCCACCTGCGCGCTCATCTGGATGGCGGGGGGCCTCCTGAGCGTCCCCACGTTCCTGTTCCGTTCCCTCGCCGCCGTCCCGGAACTGAGCGACACCTGTGCCTGCGTGCTGCTGCACCCGCCCGGGGCCTGGCACTTCGCACGGATGGTGGAGTTGAACGTGCTGGGCTTCCTCCTGCCGCTGCTGGCCATCGTCTTCTACAACTGCCAGATCCTGGCCTCCCTGCGAGGGCGCGCGGAGGTGGGCGGCACGCGGAGCGGGGGCTCCGCGGGTGGCAGGACCGCGGGGCTCCTCCTCACGCTCGTGGCTGCCTTCCTGGTGTGCTGGACCCCCTACCACTTCTTTGCCTTCCTGGACTTCCTGTTCCAGGTGCAGGCCGTCCGCGGCTGCTTCTGGGAGAAGCTCATAGACCTGGGCCTGCAGTACGCCAACTTCTTCGCCTTCACCAACAGCTGCCTGAACCCGGTGATTTACGTCTTCGTGGGCCGGCTCTTCAAGACCAAGGTGCGGGAGCTTTGTAAACAGTGCGTCCCTAGGAGCCTTCGTCCCGTGTGCCCGGCCCAGCGGAAAGACATCCTCCAACTTTTCTGGCGGAAGTAAACCGGCGCGGAGTCACGAAGCTTGGCTTCCGGATCCGCGGTTTCGGACATCGGGAAGTCCTGTTGTGGTCGGCTGGGACGGTGAGCCCCCCGAATGGCCAGGACCCAGTCCCTGGGAACCGTGGGTGTGATTAGGGTAGGAGGACTTTGCACATGTGATGGAGCCATGGATCTTGAGAGGGGGAGATTATAGGGGACGGTCTGCGTGGGCCCGACGGAGCCACAAAGGTCCTTGTAAAAGGGCAGCGGCAATGCCAGGGTCAGAGAAAGCCACGGGACAGCAGGATCAGAGGCTGGAGTGTCGTGAGGAGCCCCGAGCCATTGCCGGCACCCGCTGAAGGccggagaagggaaaggagacgCATTCTCCCCTCAAGCTTCCAGAAGGCGCCAGCCCTGTAGACACCCGACTTTAGCCCAAGGAGACGGACTTCAGATGTCTGGCTTCCGGATCCGTAAGGCAATAaagttgtgttgttttaagtcatccaGTTGGtggtaatttgctacagcagccagAGGAAACTCATACAACTTTCCGGTGAGGGTCTCTTGCCCGCCCAAAATTTTCTCCGCTGACGGCTAGGCATGCAGACATGATACGGCTAGGGGTCCTAACCCCAAGGAACTTGCAGAAATAATTagagtataaaaaaagaaaacaagaggggcgcctgagtggctcaggcggttaagtgtccaacttcagctcaggtcatgatctcacggctcgtgagttcgagccccacgtcgggccctgtgctgacagctcagagcctggagcctctgcttcggattctgtgtctccctctctctctgccctcccccgctcacatgctgtctccctctatttctctctctctctcaaaaataaatacacatttaaaaaaaataaaaaataagaataggagGTGACGCAAAGCAGGGTAACTGCCCCCACTGCGTGAGAGGAGGTGCTCAGAGCACAGAGGAACTGGGCCCAGGATGGGTGGCTGGGCGGGGATGGGTCTGgagggcttccaggaggaggagaCATATAAGCTGAGTCCAAAGAACTAGCAGTTGGCCAAACCAGATGGCAAAAAGGTGTGTTCCAGATAGAAGAAACATGCTCGACCCAGAGGCTGGGAGGCTCAGAGGTTAGGAGGGAGAAGGATGAGGAAGGTGAGGTATAAGGTGGTCACAGAGGGGTTTGAGGCTTGAGGAAGACCTAAGATGCtcaagggcagggagggaagcatGGGGGCGGCGGAGGAGGGGGTGCTAAGGGCCCGGCTGAAGCTGGAAGGCATTGATCTAACGTTGTGTGAATTACTCGAGCAACGATTTCCGGCCCCAAACAGGTAGACACTTGGGTTTCCCCAGCGTTGGGGTCCTTCCAGATGGATGGCCATAGTTCAAGGGTGCCGGGGGCACTACCCTCTGACTACGGAGAACAGCTGAATCAAGGAAGGAATGGACttaggaggagagggaggcagaacgGATGCAGTTATGGAGCAGGGGGAACGTCTAGGTGACAGAGCGAAAGAACAGGAGGCTGTGGCCACAGATCGAGAGTGTCTGCATGGGACATTCCATCTCCCGCGTGGCCACGGCACCGGGTGGCTGgaacagaggaaaggagaaggtcATCGGTGACAAGGCAGTCAAGGAATGGAGCGGTCGAGGATGGCCGCCCGCTGGGTCCTTTAGGCAGGCAGGTGCTGGAAGGGTCTGGGAAGGACACAGCCAGTGGGCCAGGTGCCAGGGGGCCGGTCCTCACGGGGCAGCAGCAAAGACCCAGAAGCCAGTGTTCCTGGAGCCTGGCGATGGTGGTCTAAGAGGCTGGCAGGCGCTGGGCCACTAGGCCCTCGTAGGCCATCCGCGAGAACCCTCTGGCCAGCGCTCCAGCCCCTGGAGCTTTTCCTGGAGAGCAGAGATTGAGGTCAACGAGCAGGATCCAGCCTGCACATGGGTTTAATTTAGatcacatttaatttaatttaggtgtttattttaaaaatatttttcttcttttttttgatgtttattcttgagaaagagagagagagcgtgcaagtgtgagtggggaagaggtgggggggggggaggggggacagaggatccgaagccggctctgggctgacagcagagagcccgctgtggggttggaactcaccagccgtgagatcatgacccgagccgaagtcacacgcttaactgactgagccgcccaggcgcccctggatcacatggtgtttaaaaaaatattcgaGGGTTGGTTACCAGTATTTAAATTCCAGATTAAAGTCCCGATTTGGGGACTCCCTTTGGCAGGTCTACAACACAGGGTCTGCCTTCTTTCTGGGGCTGATATTTATTGAGTCTCTACTTTGTGCCTGACACTGGGGCAGGCACCGAGAGCACAGCAGGGCCCTCCTGGAGCTGACCTCCGGGTGCTCCACCCCAAGGCACCGATTCTCTGGCCCTGACGACAGGGCACCCCTCCATCGGCTACAGCCCCCTTCCACGGGGCAGAGGCCGGACCCGCCTCCCTGTTAGCGTCCCTGGCTCCAACACCCACGTGggctcccactttctctctgcgAAGGGCCCAGGAGAGACGTGGAGCTTCTTCCCTAAATCCAGCTCCAGCTGTGGGCCTGTCATGCAAATCCACAGCTGCCCTGGCCCCTCCCAATGCACCCCATTACCCCATCTGTCACGGGCACTGAGTCGCCCTAAGCACCCCCGAATCCCAGCCCGGGGAGACTCCTGGGTGTTGCAACAGACACAGGCGGGTTCTCGTCCTCCGGAGATGAGTCACGAGCTTGACGAGGAGCAAGCAGGAAGCTTTGTCCTACATGCTAGATAGAAAAggctttaaattaaattaaaatgagtgcGGGTCAAAGCGGGGCAATCTGGATAAAATCTGCAAAAATGTGCCGGTTCTGACATTGGACCGTACTTACGCACGATGTAACCATTAGGGCAAACGGAGTGAAAAACACAAAGGATCTCTCTGTGAATCCACTACAAGGTTTAACAAGGAAGATACCATCAGGTTGAACCCCTCCACTTTACAGATACGGATGCTGAGGCCCGGAGGTAGGCAGACACTTTCCCAAGGTTACCCAGTGAGCTGGACTCCTGGGACGGGGTTCTGTCTAGACCCAAGGATGCCAGCTAGACTGTGAGGTCAGAGAACAGGGCTCAGTGCCAGGGATCCCACCATGGGAATTGTCCTCCTGGTGGCAGACTCCTTGTACCTGGGGCTGGATCTGAGATCACGAGCGGGAAGACAGGCTTACTTTTCAGGAATTCCGGGAGACAGGAAAGTATTAGAAGGGTCAGTTGGGGCTCAGCAAGTATGAGAGGAAGATCCTTCAGGGCTTTCATTGACGGGGAGTTCAGTGGCTGCTGAAATAGCTGCTGGCTCCTGGGCTATATTAACAGGAGTACAGCATCTAAAATGTGGGAGGTGATACCCCATTTAGCTTAGCACTGGACAGCGTACATGAAGAGTAACGTGTCCAGCTTTTGGCTCATTCAGAAGAAAGGGGTCAGACTGGCGAAGGGACTCAGTATGATAACCTTCATGACACAGTGAGAGCCTGAGAGGGCTTTCCCGAAGAAGCGAAGACCTGTGAGAAAGGGGAACAAGTATCTTTAGTGTGACCCCAACAGGAccgaagaggaaaaaaaaatcctgagaaacACATTCTGGCTGAGGAAAGAGCTCTCTGATACAGCTGTctcatgcgagcaggggaggctGATAAGAAGAGAGGTCGTTTCTTGGTAGGAGACGTGTAATCCACAGAGTCCGCCTGGGAGGAGTTCAGGAAACAAGGGGGTAACAGAGGAGGTGAGCCCGAGCTGGGTCTTGAAGTTAAACAGGACCGTGAGGGCGTTGACCACCCCCAACAGCCTTTGCCTCGTGTAAGATGTCAGCCAGTGAGATCAAGGGCAAGGCTCGAGATTATCGCAAGGCTCCGAGGTCGGTGCTCCCTCTCGGCCACGAGAGTCCACGGAGCCGCTAAACAGGGGAGTGTCCCGTTCAGACCCACATTCTAGAGAGATCGCTCCGCTGGAATATGTGGAATAGGGACGATGGCCTGCAGGTCGTATAAGCTATGTGTTGCCCCCGGCGAACCGCCTCCGAACGTACAGAAATAGACCCACCTTAGCTCACAGTTCTGCAGTCGACCATACGGGCTCCTGCCGGGCTGGGCCGCGCTCACGCGTGCACCTGTCATCGGCAAACGGCCAGCCAGCTCTGCTTCCGGGGGTTGAGCGGGAGGGCACGGCGGGCACGGAGCCAGCCTCAGGTAAATTAAACATCACCGACAGATTAGGTGCGTTGCTGCAAGGCCCAGGTCCCCAAATCTGACCTCCCCCGTCTAAGACAGAACCAGAGTCGCTGAATCGTCCACTGCTTCGACTGCCCTTACTGGGTGTTTCATACACGCCGGGGATTGTGGGAGGCAGGGGTACAGGGGACAATGAAACACTGTCCTTCTCTTAGAGAGGCCGCAGGACGCGGAAGAGACCGGCTAGGGCAGGCTGCTTGGTCTATGGACGGGAAACCTGGAGCCCAGCATGCTTTGCCCGGTCACGGGGTGACACCGGTCGGTGTGAGGTCTGGATGGGGGGCCAGCTCTCGTACCCTGTCTAGCCCCCTCACCCGGTACAGTGGCTCCCCGGAAAACGCTTCCTGACAATCTCACGgtgggtgggttcgagccccatgtcgggctctgtgccgacagctcggagcccggagcctgcttcggattctttgtctccctctctctctgcccctcccttgctcccactctgtctctctttctctttctctcaaaaataaataaaaatatttttaaaaattaaaaaaataaaagaaagaattaagaagCCCACTGATACCATATATCTAGGTGACATCACCCAACCGTGCCCTCCTCAGTCAGGAAGGTGACATCGTGGCCCCCATCCCCTGACTCCAATCTGCCTCGCTTAGTTCCAAACAGGCAGGAAAACTGTCCTCAAACCCCAGCTCCTATTATCTTGCCCATCTCTTCCTCCAAGGGACTCAAATTCCAAATATCTGTTACTCCTTGGGCAAAACCATGAAAGCCCGATGGCGAAACGCCAATCCGATTCCCAAGAGAGTGTTCACAAAATCCTTAGTAATACCTTAGCAAGTTTTGATCCGGGGTTTCTTGGCGATATGGACGTTTTGGGCCACACAGTTCTTTGTGGTACGGGGGAGGCGGGTGGCTGTCGGGGGGCATCATAGGGTGTTCAACAgcatctcagacctccagcctctaCCACTCCATTCCAGAAGCCCTCCCCCAGTGCGACAACCAAAATGTCTTAAGATATTAATTACCAAATGTCTTCCGGGAGCGAGATCGCCCCTACCCCGAGCTGAGAACCACATTTTAACTCGCGTGATCTAGTTATTCAGCAAGGGCCTCAAGGAAAGGCTGGTGATCTGGGGGGACTGCTCGGAGGTGGTGGGGCTTCAGCCCTCGTAGGACAGaacaaagggaaggggagaagccaCGGGGCCAGGTCCGCGCAAACAGGTCAGAAAGATTAAATAGCCAAGCATATGAAACCACTGAGAACCACCTCTGGCATGCATTgcacacacagtaaatatttgctggtaTCATTACAGCTGTCTCTCCTCCAGCCCAAATAGTGACACGGGTTTATAGCAGCGCGTCACGGATCTGGGCATCATTCCCTGGTGCTCAACAGTAAATTCCTCCAGTCAAGCCCTGTGGCTTCTCCCAAAGTCATTTTCTCTCCATCAGCCTAGAGCCaaccttggggtggggggaaggcctGAGGCCGGAAAAGGGGAAACAAAGGAAGCGAAGAATGAGATTCAATTATAATGTGCGAAGGATCAACCCTTTAAGTAAAGACAGGATCCGACAGGACTTGGCCAAGGGTTAGGTGATGGAGAAGAGCTTAGAGATGCGGAACGTGATCTTTATTTAAAGTGCTGATATTTGggggatggctcggtcggttgagcgtccgactcttgatttcagctcaggtcgtggtcctggggtcatgggatcgagcctcttgtggggctctgcactgagcacagagtctgcttgggatcctctctccctctgcccctcccctgctcacacactctctctctctcaaaataaaaaacatgtttaaacataaagtagaataaaattaaaatacagtgatGATGTTTCCgggggtcacctggatggctcagtctgtttaaaCGTCAAGACTCTTGACTCAGCTTGGGtgttgatctcagagttgtgagttccagccacgccaacagcatggagcctactttttaaaaggctaatgttttgaggtgcctggctggctccgttggagGAGGACCCCATTCCtgatcttgagttcaagccccatgttgagcacagagcttacttaaaaatataaaggcaTTACctgtttaaaaactaaaactaaaatgtCGATGTTTTGTTGATCACGGATGTTGGTGCAttcatttgtgctttttaaaagcattgcACTAAATTATTATCTTGATTACTCATGCACCAGGGCCGGCGCATCCCGCCTCCCAGCCCCGAGGGGTGGGGTGACTGGGCTAGGGGGCTGCATTTCCAGCAAAGAAATGAACCTTAAACAGGCTTCTGTTTTAGACTCACCCTTAGATACCCCTGCGGGAAAAACAACCAAAGATCTTTATCTGAATATAAAACGCATTTCCATTATTTCATGCCCTAAATATTCCCTTATCAGCCTGTTGTGACAACCACACCAAGCCCCAGGCATTGACAGTTGGCCCTGGTGTGTTCTACCACCCAGGGGAGTATTTCCAGGgagaaattgtgaaataaaaagcCATTTTCGTGTTTAATTTAAGCAGTGCCCTCCACCAAGAGGACGCCTGCCACGGGACAAGCCTGGCGAAACGATTGGGATAGTTAGGATTTTTCCCAAACCTTCCCACGGGGCGCGGGGGTCGGACTCCGCGCAGGCTCAGATGCGCGGCCGATGCGGGCTGGCTCCGAACTCGGTAGTTGCTGAACCGAAGTTCCACTCGGGAAAGGGAGCGGGCGCCCCCTGCTGGCCGAGGGGGAGGCTTGCTCTTTCCCCACAAGGGATCCTGCAGATTTCcaaagcccttaaaaaaaaatttttttttaatgtttacttatttttcagagagagagagagagagagagagagagagagagagagagagagaacgagcaggagaggggcagagagagagggagacacagaatccgcagcaggctccgggctctgagctgtcagcacagagcccgacacggggctcaacctcatgaatggacagatcatgacctgagctgaagtcagatgctcaaccgactgagccactcaggtgcccctcaaagccCTTGTTTTAAAGGGTTACTTACAACAGATCAGTTCCAAAGCGTAACAGAATATAGAAATGGGAACAGGCAATGATTTCTCTGGAACGCGGTTGTTTAAAGACGTCTTTGgaagaaaaagatgttttaatgATTAACCTTGCTAGCGGGTATATGTTAGTAGGTACCACTTCAACCAGACAGCAATTGGCAAACAGACACCCAAATTTTAAATGGGTATATCATTGACTCGGTTGTTCCCCCTCGTCTGATGTGTTGAACAGATAAGTCACGGAGAATCTGAGACGCAGCAAAGTTAaataacttactcaaggtcaGTCTTTGGGATGGAGAGTGGCTAAAACCCCGATTCAGCAAGTAAGACATAAAGGCTAAGAAAATGGCTTTCAAAGTGAAAGCCCGTATGAAGATTATTAAGAAGGGTTTTGAAGGGATctctggatgactcagttggttaagcgaccgagtcgtggtttcagctcaggtcatggcctcacggtttgtgagttcgagccccacctcgggctctgcgctgacatcgaggggactgcttggggttctctctctccctctctctttgcgcctcccctgctcgtgctctctcctctctcaaaataaatcaataaacttaaagaaaacaataaaaagggcTTTGAAGAAAATTGCATGTGCTGaaggggaaaattaaaaaaaagtaaaactttggttcatactgaaatggaaaagagaggTGTTTATGGGGCTCCAGGAGTGTCCGTCATAAATGAAGGGAGATTTCTCACCGTGGAGTTGTTGCCACTGatactgaaatgaaaatagaGTGGAGTGGAGATTGCGCCTAACTTGTCCCAAATATTAAAGGCATTCTGGAGTAATAGCCTTGAGGTCTCCAGCCCTCTAAAATTAATTGGGCCACATCTGGGCTGACAAATGCTCCCATTAGGGTTTTGGAAGCAGAACCAGAACCTTGcagggcacccggctggctcagtcggttaagcgtccgtccaacttcggctcaggtcacgatctcacagcttgtgagttcaagccccttgtcaggctctgtgctgacagcttggagcctggagtcagcctcagattctgtgtctcccactctctctgcccctccccagctcatgctcactctctataaacattaaaaaaaaccaaaaaagcctAGTACCTTGCACCAAGCGGTCATGTTTCCCTTTATACCTCAGTGGAATCtaaatttaaaagcatattttgcCCTCTGCTGAGAGCCTAGAAATTCTTCCTCTAAGGACGTGAGAGGTTTCATTTTTCTCGGCTGTCCCCAAACCCGAAAGACTTTGACTCCAGCACCCtctttgacttttatttccaAATGCTACCCAGGATGCACCCCTTAAGTCAAATTCCCCTGTAACCAGGCAATCCTGAACACGAGGCTAAAAAGGGAGCTGGCTCCCCGAAGCGATCCCGAGGTCTCTGAACGGCTGTGGGGAAAGAGACCCGAGTGATGTCTTCAGAAGCGGGTATTCCAATTCTAAAACCTCTCTGGGTAGCGTCTGCTCCTTTCTTTGGCTTTGTGATATATTACTTGATTTCTCAAGAGCAAAACATTGATTTCCATTTGATAAGGGACAAATGGCTGGAATGATTGTGTCTAATCGATGTCTTCCCACTGGGTTCTGAGCTCCCCAAGAGCAAGGGGACATCTTTCATCTCTAGCCTGGGACATTGCACATAGGAGGCATTCAGGAAACATCTAATGCTCACATGATACTTACTTAGTGTGagacactattctaagcactCTGCACCTATTAACTCACACAATCCTCATAATAACCATATTATTATCGCTGtacaggaggaaactgaagcccagagaggtcaagcaacttccc is part of the Neofelis nebulosa isolate mNeoNeb1 chromosome 7, mNeoNeb1.pri, whole genome shotgun sequence genome and encodes:
- the LOC131517720 gene encoding B1 bradykinin receptor-like isoform X2; this encodes MFSSWRRHMFLSFHEDPVPTTATFGSPRMASRTLLALLSLNRSQSRPANATSCDDAREAWDLLHRLLPTLILAICACGLLGNLLVLSVFLLPRRRLNVAQIYLANLAASDLVFVLGLPFWAENISNRFRWPFGALLCRVVNGVIKANLFTSVFLVVAISQDRYRVLVHPMASRRRGRRRRARATCALIWMAGGLLSVPTFLFRSLAAVPELSDTCACVLLHPPGAWHFARMVELNVLGFLLPLLAIVFYNCQILASLRGRAEVGGTRSGGSAGGRTAGLLLTLVAAFLVCWTPYHFFAFLDFLFQVQAVRGCFWEKLIDLGLQYANFFAFTNSCLNPVIYVFVGRLFKTKVRELCKQCVPRSLRPVCPAQRKDILQLFWRK
- the LOC131517720 gene encoding B1 bradykinin receptor-like isoform X3 translates to MASRTLLALLSLNRSQSRPANATSCDDAREAWDLLHRLLPTLILAICACGLLGNLLVLSVFLLPRRRLNVAQIYLANLAASDLVFVLGLPFWAENISNRFRWPFGALLCRVVNGVIKANLFTSVFLVVAISQDRYRVLVHPMASRRRGRRRRARATCALIWMAGGLLSVPTFLFRSLAAVPELSDTCACVLLHPPGAWHFARMVELNVLGFLLPLLAIVFYNCQILASLRGRAEVGGTRSGGSAGGRTAGLLLTLVAAFLVCWTPYHFFAFLDFLFQVQAVRGCFWEKLIDLGLQYANFFAFTNSCLNPVIYVFVGRLFKTKVRELCKQCVPRSLRPVCPAQRKDILQLFWRK